Genomic segment of Photobacterium profundum SS9:
TATCGCATTATTTTGTTTTATTATGGTCATTTATTTGCCCAGGTAACGGACTACAGCAGACAGGTATATAACGATGAATTTTAAAAAATACGATAAAGAACAAATAGAGCAAGCATCTGCAATTGCCTTGTGGTCCTTACTTAACCTCACCTTTTTGCCTGTGTTCTCATTTATCGTATTACTAACCAAAATCAATAAATGTACCACTGAGTCGTTTGCCGCTTACCACCTGAATTTTGCCATCAAATTGAATCTAGCAGCTGCGACAGCATTAATACTGGTCACGGCACTAATGATATTATTGGGGGGCTTCAACTCTGGGATGACGTGGGTATTTGTGATTACTTATTTCATCTTTATTCATACAGTATTTATTCTGACTGCCTTATGGATGTTAGTACGGGCATGGGCAGGCAACAAGATGGGCTACAAGCAAAATTAAAAGGCGGCCCCTCAACAATCAAAATATAAGCGTGCAACATCCATCAAGGCTTCAACAGTACTAATATCATCTGATAGGGGCTCAGCAAGACAACACCGACACACAGCAAGCGGTGACATGCCACTAGACATCATTCGAGCCGCATAAATTAACAGGCGGGTGGACACCACTTCATCCAAGTCACTGTCCAGCCTACGCAGTGAACCGGCCAATTCAATCAACTTGACCGCCAAATCTTGTTCTATTTGGCTTTCAGCCATCAGAATTTGACTCTCAAGCAGAGGGTCGGGATAGTTAAGTCGCAATGCGACGAAGCGCTGTCGAGTGCTCGCCTTCATGCCTTTGAGAATATTTTGATAGCCCGGGTTATAAGACACCACCAACATAAAACCTTCCGCAGCGACAAGCTCCTCCCCCGTTCGCTCTATTGGTAGTAGGCGTCGGTCATCAGCAAGAGGGTGAAGGACCACCGTGGTATCTTTACGCGCCTCGACAATTTCATCGAGATAACATATGCCGCCTTCTCTCACCGCTCTGGTTAATGGCCCATCTTGCCAATACGTGCCATTAGGGCCAATCAAGTGACGCCCAACGAGATCCGCCGCGGTTAAGTCATCATGACATGCCACTGTGTACAATGGTCTTCCTAGCTTTTCGGCCATATGAGCGACAAAGCGAGTTTTACCGCACCCTGTTGGCCCTTTAATTAACAATGGCAACTGATGAGCATACGCATACTCAAACAGTTGTACTTCATTATCTTGTGGTTGATAAAAAATCTCACCATTAATGGGAATGGTTGAGGTAGTTGAAAAGGTCATATTGTTCCCTAAGACTCGCCGCTAGTCGAAAAAGAAAGTATACCCAAGTTACCTCAAGGTGCTCGTTTCAGCGAGAATTTGTTGTGCTCTAGACAAGGCACTTATTTACAGGCCTAGTGGTTCTACGTTGAAAATAAGTAACGCAGCATAGAGCACAACAAAACTCGCCCTTCGGGAGTGATTCAGCGTATCTACTTCTGTGTCAAATGTGTTGCACTTATTGTATTACTCCAGCGGAATACCATTCCTACACACATTTTCCTTGAATTAAACACGCTGAGATCACTCTGAATCCTGCATCTTGAGGTAGCTTGGGTATAAATAAATATAGTTCTTATCAAAGATTTGGCCATAGAATTAGTCGATTTGGCCCATTCATCGTCAAAAAAAGGCGGTCAGTATAATGAGTGAGGGGAACAAAATAATGTAGATCCGCATCATTAAGCGCAAGTATTTATGGGCTTGGCGCAGTTCCATAAAATGGTCGATAACTATCAACCCTTTGGACATCACAGTCAGTGCAACCAAAATACTCACTAGTGCCGAGGACTCAAAATGTTCACCCAAAAATGTATTAAACAGGGTAATCCCAATCAACGCCCACCAATAATATTCAATTTCCCCAAATGACTTCATCAGGGATCACCTCAATACATACAGCAATGGGAAAATAAGGATCCACATAAGATCAATCATATGCCAATACATGGCCAAGGCCTCTAAGCCTGAGTGCTGCTTTGCTGAGTAGGCACCTTTACGCAAGCGGAAAATCACCCACAATATCGCGCAAGCTGCCCAACCAACATGAAGAAAGTGATTAAATGTCATGTAGTAGTAGATAGTAAAAAACTCACTGGTATTGGTGCTAAAACCCTGTAAGTCATTCCAATAAAATTCGCCCGTTTTCACCATCAAATACAAACAGCCACAACTAAAAGCCAGCCAAAGGTAACGCTCCGACTTCCGTCTATTATCCAAACGGATATTGATCATGGCTTTTGCCATAAAGTAGCTACTCGACAGCAATATAAGGGTATTTAAAACGCCTGAGGCAGTGCTGACGCTCTGAGGACCAAGGGAGAAAGCTTCGGGGTAATGATATTTGGCAATAAAATAAGCCACAAAAAAAATCCCGAATTCGGTCAGCTCAGACAAAATTCCCACCCAAATGGGAATATTACCTGGAACTCTTCCCGCCCTTAATTCACTCCATGAGTGAGGGAAAATACCTAACGGTTCTTTGGGGGGATCATTATTCACGCTGCCACTACCTGCATAGAGACTTTCACTTAAGTTTGTTATTAGTTAACTTAAGGTTAGTTGAATAGTTAGCTTGCTTGGCTCGTTTTTAATTTTTTAAACTTGAGGTTTCCAAATACATTGATGAAAGCACCAATAATAATCAGAGTTCCACCAGCCCAAGTCCATATTGATGGGATTTCACTAAAGAATAACCACCCAAGAATGATTGAAAAAACCACCTGTACATAAGAATATGCAGTGGCTTTACTCGCAACTTCAGTTTGCATCGCTTTTGTCAGCCCGATTTGCCCTACTTGAGTGGAAATGCCAACAAATAGCAATAGCAGCAGCGCTTCTGTGTCTGGCATCACAAAGTCATTACCCAGAAATAACACAGATAGAGGCAACGCAATTAACGGAAAATAAAAGATAATAACAGAGCTATCTTCACTGCTACTGAGTCGCTTTACAATGACATAAGCAATAGCACTTCCCAAAGCACCCAGTAAAGCAGCGGTTACGCTTAGCCAAGGTAATGCCGCGGTACTATCAAATGTTAACCCCGGACTAACCATTACAAGCAGCCCTACGATACAAAAGACAATACAAATAATAGTTGAGAGCTGAATTCGCTCTCTAAGAAACACTAACGCCAGCAAAGCGGTAAACACAGGATGTAGGTATTGAAGAATAGTGGCTTCAGCTAAAGGTAAAGTAGCAACTGCGAAATAAACGCATATCAAAGCAAGCGAGCCTGCGACCCCTCTTGCTATCAGTAATTTTTTATTATTGCCCCAAACTGAAATTCGTTTCCTTTTAATATCTGCATAGCTAATGATTAGTGAAACAACAGCCCTAGCCGCTACAATTTCAAACACAGGTATGCCATAAGTGCTGACCAATTTAACGCAGCTAGACATCAGTGCAAAAGCAATAGCTGACATCAGCATATACCTAACACCGACAGGAACATGATTTATAAAGTGAGTAGGCATGAATACTTTTTATTTCAGTAAATTAGGGGCGTGATCTTATAAAATAAATCACATAATTGAAAGTGATGATTTAAGGCAGCGAAAAAGCAAAAAAACCGTCTTATACCATTCTGGATAAGTAAATGGTCAGATAATTGCGTAGAGAAAATTGATAATAACAAGGCAGAAATTGAAGTAACTAGTGGTTCTAATTATAAAATTTCTAACGTAGTTATAAGCTATTTTAACCAGCAAGGATGATCAGATACTTGTCTAGATTGGTATTGCAACCACCTAGGGACATTTTCAATTGTAAATTATGCATACTCATTCCTTTGGTATAGTACCGCACGTAAACGTTAAATTAACGCTTTATACTTTTAGACATAACCAGAACATCAACCCCTCGATAGTTGACTTGTTCTAATGCTTTCCAGCCTAAAAGCGCGTATAAACCCCCATTCAATTTTTCGGTCTGCAGATGAACTTTTTTTACATCTAATGACAATGCCACCTCTTGTACTTTAAGAATAAGTAAGGACGCCACATTATTGCCCCGAAATTCACTATCAACATAAACACCACCAATCCAATGTTCTTTATCAGGATAAATCGACATTTCGTGGCATCTAAATTGAGCAACACCTAGTACTTTTTCGCCATCAACAGCCATAACGATAAGAGGAATTTGGTTTGAATTAAGATAGTCATCTAGCTTTCTATCAAAAGATTCAACGGTAGCTCCTTTAACGAGTGGTCCCCACTCATCAAAGTACCAACGTGCTACCTGTGCCTTCATCTCTTTCTTATCTGCAAGAAATATAAACTTCAACTGTTCGCCTCCTGTTTAATTGAATATCGCCACAGGTTCGATAATCGACTCTATTAATGACATAACTAAATTAATACAATGCGTGACTTCTTTGTACTGAATAAACAGTTATCATTCATTTGTTAGGCCAATATAACAATTTAGGGGCGATTTGATCTTGACCAACAAGTACGCGCTACATACATGCTAATTTCTAAGTTACTATATGTACGTCAAAGAAAATGATGAAGTGAAACACCTTAAGATGACACCAGATTGGGAAATATTACCGTCAGAACAATTATTAGCACTACCCTATTACCCGAAACCCCTAACGGCTAACGGCTAACGGCTAACGAGTTAAACAATATTGCCGATTTTGATTCATGGGCTGGTGGCTATTAAATACGTTATTAAGCTTAGTTTTCAACTCAAATCTAAGCTATACATTCATAGCTTTTTATTTCAAATGGCGTTCCACCTGGATCACTAAAATTCATAGACCAAAATAAGTCATTCTCCATAAGTACATACTCGATGGAGTGTTCAAATAAATGCTTTTGCCAATTGCTGAATTGGCTGCTTGTTACGCTAAAAGCGACAGTTGTACTGTATATAGATTTTGATTCAACTAAACCGAGATGTTCACTACCATTGTCAACAGCGAATGGAATACCTTCAATCCACGGCCCTAGACTCGTGACTCGAGTGAAGTCTAAACTTTCTAAGTATCTTTTCTGAACTAAAGCTCGATTGTTTACATCCAATTGGATGTGGTCAATTTGATCTAAATTAAGCACAAAACTTCCTCCACCATATGCAACCAGCATCAAGGTGCAATATTAAAAAAACAGTATTTTCAATAATATAGATTTATTATTTTTGTGCAATCCGTCATAAAAAAACACTTATGCTTACAACATAGAACTTTAGCAACTTCTATAGGTGATCATGCTCCCATTATTCGGCGTGCCACGATAAATCGACCATGCATACACGCCCATAAAAAAGCTATCGAGTAGAAAAAATATTGTTCTATATACCTACACCTGAGAGGCAAAATAAGCCTTTATCTCAGCCTCGGTCATCTCTGCAGTTTGATTAGAAAAACAATAGTATTCAGGCCGTTGATTACTGAAATATTGCATATTCATGACCAACCCCTCTAGCTGCGGAAACAAACCTACGGGCATATTATAACTTCCCGTTTTCTTTAAACGATAAAATAAATGCGTTCCGCATTCAGAGCAAAAGCCACGAGAGGCCCATGGTGAAGAATCATATTCCTTCACACTTTCATTGCTTTCAATAGTTACTTCTGTCCCACACTGTACAGCGAAAAAAGGGCCACCACCCCAAGTACGGCAGGTATCACAATGACATACAGTAAATTTAGGATTGACCGTGGCAACGGTCACTTTCACTGCTCCGCACAAGCATTTTGCTACCTTTTCATGAGAATCTGACATTACAATATAACCTTATATTTTCGTGGATTAATTAGCTAAATGACTAACTAACTTAAGCAACGAATGCACAAAGAAAACGCATCTAACCTAAATAATAAATACTGGCACAATGGCTGTGCCAGCCATTCTATTATTCAAAAATGGGTTCGTCGTAATTATAACCTTCATCTGAATAAGCCGTTACAATCGCATCTTCAACCAAGCCAGCTTCAGCTTTCACCTGTGTTTAAAAAAAATGTTGGATTTGCTTTCTGCGTCCATGTGCCGCCCAACAGTCTGCATCTTCCCAAATTTCATTAAATACAATGGGGTATTCATTTCGAGATGCACTTGGGTGGTCAATCTGTCGAGTAAGCATATATTGAATACAGCCTTCTTCGCGGTAAGAATCAGGTTCAAGCGCTTTTAGAATTTCAAACAATTCTGCTTCTTTACCGACTTTAGGTTTAAATTGAGCTAAAACGTACACACGACTCGTCATGATATTTCCCTTTCATGTAGATAATTGAAGTGATGATAACTGAGTTTGTTAAAAAGGTAGCGACCCAATCGGGCTAATATCACAGTAAGGGCATACAACGCCTGCAACTTATGCGCTTCTACAAATTTCTCTAAAATTCAATGAGTAAACACGCACCTATACCCAAGTTACCTCAAGATGCTCGTTTCAGCGAGAATTGAGGTAGCTTGGGTATACTTCTGAGCTAACGATTGAGCATAAAATAAAAATTAGCGATGCCTCGTTGCTGGAAGAACTTCTGCAATTTCATTATCCAGCATGCTTAATACGCTTTCATAATCATATTTGGGCAGCCACCCAAGCTCTTGTTGCGCCAGTGTTGAATCATAAACACGATCAAGAGTTTGAGGTAAACGCCAACCTCGATTTGCGAAGTCACTTGCCAAGCTTGGTGCATATTCTCGTATAGCATCATCAGCACTGTGATATAGCTGCTCACAAGATGTTTTGTTAAATGGCGTTTGTCCCGAAATGATATAACGTCTAAAACCTGATAGACGTTTATCTACAGCACAAGCATGAGCACTAGCAACATCTCTAGCGTCAATACCACGAGTTAAACGATAAACCGCCATTAAGGGTGCTGGCTCTGGGAAGCAGCGAGACATTTGAAGAACAGTGACAGGTAAATTAAACAAATTTGAGATGTTTTTAAGAATCTGTTCCGCTTGAATCTTTGATTTATGGTAAATCGTTTTAGGGCTCGGGGTAACGGTTTCATCAACCCAACCCGCGGTGCCCCTCTGGTGTTGATGCAAAACCATAAAGGGCAGTGGTGCTTGTGAATACAAAGTGTTTAACCCCCTTTTGTACACCCAATAAAGCGAGTTGCTCTGTTGCCTTTATATTAATGTCTTCAAATTCATTATCGGATACTAGCCCAACATGAGGAGCATGCAACGCCGCAGTATGAATAATGACCTCTACGCCTTCTAAAGCTGTAGTCAATAAAGCAGTATCACGGATATCCCCAACATAATCAGCTGTTGAACATGGTGTTCTATCTATCCCAACGACTTCATGTTTTTTCATTAGGTTGATATAAATTGCACGTCCGACTCTACCTGCTGTACCTGTAATTAAAATTTTCAACTTTTGCTGCCTATTTGAACACACAAAGCAATTCTAACAACTAACATTGCCACTTACCTACCTAAGTAAAATCTCATCAGCTAAATATGTTTACGTTGTAACTCATAATGTTTTACTTTGCGCACTTTTCCTGACGCTGTAACCTCAACATCATATCTATACGAAAAACCTGATTTCAATATTACTGAGCCAGAAGGGGAATTTTCAGGTAAGTGCCGAGCATATAGCATCGGGAGCTGCAAATGTTTGAATGCAAATTCAATCAAAGCCAGACTTGCTTCAGTACAATAGCCTTTGCCCCAATATGGGGCGCCTAACCAATACCCAAGATTACCATCGTTTGCGGTTATTTCAGTTAAGCTTATAGTCCCAATAAGTTGGCCACTATCTTTTAAAGTGATAGCATAAACTACCGATTGTTTCAGCTCCCACAAATCACAATGAGTCCGAATCCAGCCTTCAGCCATTCCATTCTTATATGGATGAGGAATGTTAGCCGTCATTTCTGCAATGCGTTTATCACCAGCTAACTCTTGCACTCGTGTCGCATCACTTAGATTAAACCGCCTAAGTATTAGTCTTTTTGTTTCAATGGATTGCTGACTCATATATCTCCTTAACGATAAGCCCTTTTGAATGCCTTGCTAAACTTTTATGGTATGAGCAAATCGCTGCCTAGTTACCACACCCCATTTTTCATCTTCATAGCTATCTTCAACGTAATTACCCAATGTATACTCATGGAGAACATCACGCCAAAATTTGACCGCATGTTCTGCGCCTACCACCTGCTTGATTTCCCAACTTCCTTCTAAGCTTTTAAAAATGTCTGTAATAAAGCGTTTACCAATTTTATTTTTTCGAAAATACGGCACTACATAGAAATCACAGACTTCAAAGCTTGTGCCAAGTTCATATAAACATGCTTATTACTACTATCTACTTTTATTATTTCATAAACAATTTTCACCTCAATATGCCTAACGCTAACCACAAACTGAATCACGATATGACCTTTTTTACTAATACCAATTCCATTAATGTTAGACTCACTGAACAATTCACATTAATAGAAAAACTCAAGCAGAACCATTGTGTTAGCATTATTTGTGAAGTAAAAACGGTTTACCTCTTCGTCGTTATCGTGCTGGTAACCTAATAAAACCGACTACCTACTCAGCAAATGGCACCCAACGATCGCCGATGGCACGGTAGTTCATCCAGAATTGATCGCCCTCATTGACCGACTTCGCAAACAGGCTCAACTCCCTCGCGTTGGTCGGCACGGTAAAGCGTGAGTCGGCAAACTCATTACTGCAGGTCGCTTGTGTTTGGTCATAGCTCACCGCCTGACTGGTAGCCTGAAGTTGACCGTCGCGGTCCATGCAGAGCGCAGGATACTGCTCGCTTTGACTCGCAGTGGCAAAATGCGCATAGCCATCAGAGCCCACCGACAACTTAACATGCTGTCGACCAACGCTCGGTGTCTCCAGACCGTTTCGCCAACTAAAGATGTGATTGGCAATATAGCCATCGGCATCATCGGGCAGGAACTGATCGCGACCGATAAAGTTGATGCCGCACTCCAACGCAGGTCGCACTTGCGATACCGGCAGATAGTGATCCCAGGCCCAACCGCGTTTGTCTTCAACAATGGTACTGAAACGACCCAGATCCCAAGCCGGCAGGCTTGATGGACAACCAGCAGCATAGTCATGGTCATCACTGGTCTCTGGTCCCATTCGGTTCCAGATCACGCTACGGTAGTCGGTATTGTTACCGCAATCACCGTTAAAGGCGAAGAACATGATCTGCTTGCCGTCATCGAGTAACTGTTTGGTGGTCAAGGATTCCGGCGCATAGTTACAGCCATTGCCAGCATCTCGAAAGACCATATTGCCGAAGGTTTCGATGATCTCTCGGGCTACATCCTGCTCATAGCCTTCATTCTTTCTAGAGTGCTCAAACTTAACATAGATAAACTTCCCAGGATTCACCCTCAGCCAGTTCTTGATCTCAGACATAACCCGCACAAAGCTGGTGCCGCTGGTATCGACTTTGTGTTTGAGTGTACGACCGACAACATCAATCTCAATCGCCCGCACCCCAGACTCCAACTGCTCGACAATAGAGGTGGACTGATTGGGTTTAGCACTAGCCCAGTAGTAATCGCCCGAGTTATAGGAGTTATGAGTACCCATCCAAGTAGCTTTGTAGATAGGTGAATAGGTTACTAGCTCGTTCTGCGCCGCCATCTGCGCCTGTAGCGTTGAAGGCTGACGGGTGTGAACCCTAAAACTGTTAGCCTCATCATTGAAGCCATGGTCTTTAAGGTTGCCGGATGAGCGTATCAGGGTGACGCTACGGCTATTGAAATTGGTGTCGCTATACAGGGTCGCGCTGGCATTGCCGCTAAGAAACACTGAACTCATCTCGTTTGTCAGCTCAGCCATCCCCATATCAGCGATCCCCTCCCCTGCCATCGCGCACATCGGAGTACCGTCATAACCCGCATTTTGATAGAGGCAAGCAAAATCGTTGCTGGTTCTTTCTAATAATTCAAATGAAGAAATGCTGTCACTCAGCCTTGCTAACCGGTAAGTATCCTGCATTACCGTGGTGGACTTTCCCCACTGGTAGGCATGTTCATAAACTTTGACATAGGCGTTGCCATAAAGTCGAATCGCCGTGACCTTATCGTTTATACTACTTGGCATATTCTGCTGGCCCAGCTGCTGAGTACACCATTTCTGCCCCAGAAAGTTTTCATCTTCGTAGAAGCACACTTTGGTATCCTCCGCCCAGGCGGTGCCAGATAACAACACAGATGCTATCAATATAGTTTTTTTCATCAGAGATCCTGCTCTTGTAGTTAATGAACAGAGTAACGACAGCATACCCATTGCTTCAGCGCATCGCCGCAAGGTAGATATGAGAAAACACGCACCCTGGGTGCTGAATCTGATCTTAGAGACACAATGTCGATGTGCACCACGCAAGGTGCATGAACTTCCTGCTGTCATATTTTCAGCCAAGACATTCGCACGTCGTTACGATCTTTTTCTGCGATGCCGAGCTCGATTTGAGCCCAGCAGGGCAAGATGTACTGTACCTGCCATAACCATAGGTATCTACACAAAATGGTTACAAATTAACCAATCGGCCAAGAGAAGGGAACTGATCTAAGGATCAACGATCAAGAGAGTTAACTTTCATTTCATTAGTATTGACGATGACTCTTTTTGAACAACATCAATTACCCTGTATCCTTGAATCAAGATTATCTAAGCGTTATCAGACCCTTATAATGGAACACATGACAGTTAATTCTAGCAATGCACCAGGTGTAAAATCTCTTCGCCACCACACACAATCATGGGCATCGACACAAGCAACATGGCGTTTTTATCATAATGAGGATGTGACTTTTCCTATGCTAAGTGGCCCGATGCTGGGACTTGCTCGTTCTGGTGTGAAAGAAAGTCAAAGTCGATATGTATTAATGGCTCATGATTGGTGCCATATCAATTTCGCTAAACATCATAGTAAGTTAGATAAAACTAAGATGTCACACGCTCTCGATGTTGGCTACGAACTGCAAGCGTCTTTATTGGTAGACGCAAATACTGGCGCACCCATTGCTCCAGCAGGTCTTAACTTACTGACAAGCAACGGTATTTATCAATGCCGAAGCCAAGAGTTACAACCCAAGCAAAGTCACCTAGATTCACTCTTTGACAGCATTCATTGGCAAGAACAATTACATTTAGACAAGCCCCTGGTGCATGTTGTTGATAGAGAAGCAGATTCAGCGAAAGACTTAAGACGTTTAGGCTCAGTTCACTGGCTAACTCGAACTAAAAAAGGCTCAACGTTCCGTCACGAAGGTCAGTTTAAAACGGCTGAAATCATCAGTCGAACAATCTCCCCAGACTTGAAAGGTGTTATTTCTCTTCGAGGTAAAGAGGGCTATTTGTTTGTTGGTGAAACGACTGTTGAGTTACACCGGAAATCAGAAAAGCTCGCGTCAGCGGCGCCCACCTGTCGCTTTGTTATGAGCCTGGTCACGGATGATGAAGGTAAAGAGCTAGCAAGATGGTATCTGCTGTCTAACGTGTTGGATGTTGATGCAACAGAGATTGCAACGTGGTATTGCCATCGCTGGAATATTGAATCTTGGTTTAAGTTATTGAAGTCAGATGGTCATCAGTTAGAGAAATGGCAGCAAACTACTGCGGAGTCAATATTAAAGCGTCTGATCACAGCCAGTGTTGCAACGACGTTGATATTTAAGCTTTATTCGGACAGCTCGGATGAAGCTAATGAATTTAAAGGTTTTTTGGTTAAGCTGAGTGGTCGTTTAACTAAGCGAACAAAGCCTGTCACTCAGCCATCACTGCTTGCGGGACTATGGGTTTTCCTACAAATGTGTGAAGTACTAGATACCTACACCATGGATGAGATAAACGCGATGAGGCAAATAGCCAGTTCGTTTTTTGCTCAATCTGTGTAGATACCTATGGCCATAACTGGAACCAATCAAAAGCACGGCTCTCTAGCATTAGACTTAGTATCTTCAGCAACTTGTAAGCAGGTAACATCATTGTATTGCTAACACGTTTAGTTACGGGGTTAATGTTGAATGCTTAAATACCATCAATACTATTTAGGCGCGACATTTGAAATAACAGATAGATGATCGGAGGAATAAATCCCATCTTTAATGACATTGACATATTTAAAGGTATTAACGCGCAATTTATCATTCACAAAAATATAATCAATGTCTTCGGTAGGTTTTTTAAAATAACCATGATATGTATATTCCTTACCGTCAATACCTTCAAATGGCTTTATAGTTGTAGATCTCGCATCATTAAATAAACTGGTCAATGCTTCATATGAAACGACGTCACTTATTTCAAAGTTTAAGTCACCTAAAACAATAACTGCATCATTATCATCACCAATAATTTCTTTGGCTTTCTTACTTAATAATTTAGCACTCTGCTGTCGTGCGACTTTACCAATATGATCAAAATGAGCATTAAATACAAGTACACGTTTACTTGACTCTTTGTCTTCAAGTCTTACCCAACTTGTAATACGAGTTAGATCTGCATCCCAACCAACACTAGCGACAACCTCCGGGGTTTCAGAAAGCCAAAATGTACCACCACCAAGTTTTACGTACTTATCAGCCCTATAAAAAATGGGGACAGCCTCGCCTTTTGTTTTTCCATCATCTCGCCCAACCCCAACCCAGCCATAGTTAGATAAATTTCTAGCTAACTAAACAACCACCTACTAAAGTAGGTGGGTTAGTATTAAGGACTGAAAGTCCGGATACGGGTCAAAGACCCGTTTTCGTTAGCCTTCTGTCCTGAAGTTATCTTCAGCCTTGGGCTCAAAGTGATGATCAAGGTATTCCTTTATCATTTCTTCCGTTAGGTCACCAGATGTCACACAAAAGTAGCCTCTAGCCCAAAAATGACGTCCCCAGTATTTCTTCTTTAAATCAGGATAACTCTCGAACAACTTAGCCGATGTACGGCCTTTAATCCTTCGCATTATTTCGCTAGGTGCCATATTGGGTGGTGCAGAAACTAACAAGTGAACATGATCTTTACTGATTACCCCCTTCAAAATATCAATCTCAAAAGCATGACATGTTTGCCTGATTAGCTCTCGAGCTTTCAAGCCAACATCACCAGTCAAAACTTGATAACGATACTTCGTTACAAAAACGAAATGGTACTGAATTTTGAAGACTGTATGACTTCCATATCTATAATCCATAATCATGCTCCAACATCATCGATGACCGTAAAATATCATAGCTGAAGCTGACCGACTAAAGTCGGTGGTTTTAACCTTTTAGGTGACGAATAAATAATTTGATCATTAAAAGCTTCCTGTAAACCAGCAATATCAATATTTTGTTCACTGAATATTGATGTCACTATTTCCTTACGATTTTCCCAAGTGTTATTTCCATCATATACACTGCCATCAACACTATCCTTACTATTTCTTATATTAAATGACATAACATTAAAGTCGTCGGCAATTGCAGGTAGTGCCAGCGCAGCTAGCAGTAATATAGCTATCTTTTTCATTAGTTAATTTCCTTATTTCAATTGAATTTTAAATATAAACACTCGAAACATATCACGTCATCAAACGTAATATATTCAATCAGAACATCCGTCTCTGACATTTTTCTTTTTCTACTCCACAGCTCTTTGTCTAAGACGGGTAAGACTTTTAGGCTGTGCCCGCCTGAGCTGGTGAGCCGAAAATA
This window contains:
- a CDS encoding IS4-like element ISPpr4 family transposase is translated as MTMTLFEQHQLPCILESRLSKRYQTLIMEHMTVNSSNAPGVKSLRHHTQSWASTQATWRFYHNEDVTFPMLSGPMLGLARSGVKESQSRYVLMAHDWCHINFAKHHSKLDKTKMSHALDVGYELQASLLVDANTGAPIAPAGLNLLTSNGIYQCRSQELQPKQSHLDSLFDSIHWQEQLHLDKPLVHVVDREADSAKDLRRLGSVHWLTRTKKGSTFRHEGQFKTAEIISRTISPDLKGVISLRGKEGYLFVGETTVELHRKSEKLASAAPTCRFVMSLVTDDEGKELARWYLLSNVLDVDATEIATWYCHRWNIESWFKLLKSDGHQLEKWQQTTAESILKRLITASVATTLIFKLYSDSSDEANEFKGFLVKLSGRLTKRTKPVTQPSLLAGLWVFLQMCEVLDTYTMDEINAMRQIASSFFAQSV
- a CDS encoding endonuclease/exonuclease/phosphatase family protein, translated to MFYRADKYVKLGGGTFWLSETPEVVASVGWDADLTRITSWVRLEDKESSKRVLVFNAHFDHIGKVARQQSAKLLSKKAKEIIGDDNDAVIVLGDLNFEISDVVSYEALTSLFNDARSTTIKPFEGIDGKEYTYHGYFKKPTEDIDYIFVNDKLRVNTFKYVNVIKDGIYSSDHLSVISNVAPK
- the tnpA gene encoding IS200/IS605-like element ISPpr13 family transposase, giving the protein MDYRYGSHTVFKIQYHFVFVTKYRYQVLTGDVGLKARELIRQTCHAFEIDILKGVISKDHVHLLVSAPPNMAPSEIMRRIKGRTSAKLFESYPDLKKKYWGRHFWARGYFCVTSGDLTEEMIKEYLDHHFEPKAEDNFRTEG